A section of the Sphingomonas sp. LT1P40 genome encodes:
- a CDS encoding amino acid permease: protein MGGLFRTKRVKTAAEHAPEHRLAATLSWPHLIALGVGAIVGTGILTLIGVGAGKAGPAVILSFVIAGAICACAALAYAEMSTMMPASGSAYTYSYAVLGEIIAWVVGWSLILEYSLVVSAVAVGWSGYAAPLLAKWADVPMDLMTGPHAGGIINLPAIGIIAVVAGLLSFGTRESATLNAGLVIVKIIALAVFVAVALPSFDAANFEPFSPFGFGKSLSADGVERGVMAAAAIIFFAFYGFDAISTAAEETKNPGRDLAIGIVGSMIACVVIYMLVAVAAVGAISYTRFADSPEPLALILRELNQPAFATFLAVSAIIALPTVLLGFLFGQSRIFFTMARDGMLPIELAKVSKRGSPVRITIFTAIIVSIIAGLLPIDEIAALANAGTLLAFAAVAICMMVLRRRAPDAPRMFRTPLWWLVGGIAVLGCAYLFYSLPAKTPNWFQQWEVAGLQLWIPARTQLWFLLWNILGLVIYFAYARPNVTRPVNPKVFE, encoded by the coding sequence GTGGGCGGACTGTTTCGGACGAAAAGGGTGAAGACGGCGGCTGAGCATGCCCCCGAACACCGGCTGGCCGCGACGCTCAGCTGGCCGCATCTGATCGCCCTTGGCGTCGGCGCGATCGTCGGAACCGGCATCCTGACGCTGATCGGCGTGGGCGCGGGCAAGGCGGGGCCGGCGGTGATCCTGTCGTTCGTGATTGCAGGGGCGATCTGTGCATGCGCGGCGCTCGCCTATGCCGAGATGTCGACGATGATGCCCGCGTCGGGCAGCGCCTATACCTATAGCTATGCCGTGCTGGGCGAGATCATCGCCTGGGTCGTGGGCTGGTCGCTGATCCTGGAATATTCGCTGGTCGTCAGCGCGGTCGCGGTGGGTTGGTCGGGCTATGCCGCGCCGCTGTTGGCGAAATGGGCCGATGTGCCGATGGATCTGATGACCGGGCCGCATGCCGGCGGCATCATCAACCTGCCCGCGATCGGGATCATCGCGGTCGTCGCGGGCTTGTTGTCGTTCGGAACCCGGGAGAGCGCGACGCTGAATGCGGGGCTGGTCATCGTCAAAATAATCGCGCTGGCGGTGTTCGTTGCGGTCGCGCTGCCGAGCTTCGATGCCGCTAATTTCGAGCCCTTCTCACCCTTCGGTTTCGGCAAGAGCCTGTCCGCCGATGGCGTCGAACGCGGGGTGATGGCGGCGGCGGCGATCATCTTCTTTGCCTTTTACGGCTTCGACGCGATCTCTACGGCGGCGGAGGAGACCAAGAATCCGGGCCGTGATCTGGCGATCGGCATCGTCGGATCGATGATTGCCTGCGTCGTGATCTATATGCTGGTCGCGGTCGCGGCGGTGGGGGCGATTTCCTACACGCGCTTTGCCGATAGCCCGGAGCCGCTGGCACTGATTTTGCGCGAGCTAAACCAGCCCGCCTTCGCCACCTTCCTCGCCGTCTCCGCGATCATCGCGCTGCCGACCGTGCTGCTCGGCTTCCTGTTCGGGCAGAGCCGCATCTTCTTCACCATGGCGCGCGACGGGATGCTGCCGATCGAACTGGCGAAGGTGTCGAAGCGCGGGTCGCCGGTGCGGATCACGATCTTCACTGCGATCATCGTGTCGATCATTGCCGGGTTGCTGCCGATCGACGAAATTGCCGCGCTGGCCAATGCCGGCACGCTGCTGGCGTTCGCGGCGGTGGCAATTTGCATGATGGTGCTGCGCCGCCGCGCGCCCGATGCGCCGCGCATGTTCCGCACGCCTTTGTGGTGGCTTGTCGGCGGGATCGCGGTGCTGGGTTGCGCGTATCTGTTCTATTCGCTGCCCGCGAAGACACCCAACTGGTTTCAGCAATGGGAAGTTGCGGGGCTGCAATTGTGGATTCCCGCCCGAACGCAACTCTGGTTCCTGCTTTGGAACATTCTCGGACTTGTCATCTACTTCGCGTATGCTCGGCCAAATGTGACGAGGCCAGTTAACCCGAAGGTATTTGAGTGA
- the mtnP gene encoding S-methyl-5'-thioadenosine phosphorylase, translating into MSGWHIGIIGGSGLYDVAGIEGGEWVEVDSPWGEPSDAIFTGRLGHVRVSFLPRHGRGHRIDPSSLNARANIDCLKRLGVTDVLAVSSVGGLTEERAPGTFTVADQFIDRTKGRLSSFFGTGMVAHVSMADPVCPRLSALALDAARAAGAVAHDGGTYLAMEGPQFSTRAESQLYRSWGCDIIGMTAMPEAKLAREAELPYALVGMVTDYDCWREDEAAVDVAQVIAQLSANAVKARAMVVALLQGLPAEREASPIDTCLDAALITAPSARDPEVLARLDAVAGRALARTS; encoded by the coding sequence GTGAGCGGTTGGCATATCGGGATTATCGGCGGGTCCGGACTTTACGACGTCGCCGGGATTGAGGGCGGCGAGTGGGTCGAGGTCGACTCGCCCTGGGGTGAGCCGTCGGATGCGATCTTTACTGGGCGGTTGGGGCATGTGCGCGTGTCGTTCTTGCCGCGCCACGGGCGGGGGCACCGGATCGATCCGTCGAGCCTGAATGCGCGTGCCAATATCGATTGCCTGAAGCGGCTGGGTGTGACCGATGTGCTGGCGGTGTCGTCGGTCGGCGGACTGACCGAGGAACGCGCGCCGGGGACGTTCACCGTCGCCGACCAGTTCATTGACCGGACGAAGGGGCGCCTGTCGAGTTTCTTCGGCACCGGCATGGTCGCGCATGTTTCGATGGCCGATCCGGTGTGTCCGCGCCTGTCGGCGCTCGCGCTCGATGCCGCACGCGCGGCGGGCGCGGTGGCGCATGACGGTGGCACCTATCTTGCGATGGAGGGGCCGCAATTCTCGACGCGAGCGGAGAGCCAGCTTTATCGCAGCTGGGGCTGCGACATCATCGGCATGACCGCGATGCCGGAGGCGAAGCTCGCGCGAGAGGCGGAACTGCCCTACGCGCTGGTCGGCATGGTCACCGATTACGACTGCTGGCGCGAGGATGAGGCGGCGGTCGATGTGGCGCAGGTGATCGCGCAGTTGTCGGCCAACGCGGTGAAGGCGCGGGCGATGGTGGTGGCGCTGTTGCAGGGGTTGCCAGCGGAGCGTGAGGCATCGCCGATCGACACCTGTCTCGACGCCGCGCTGATTACCGCACCGTCGGCGCGCGACCCGGAAGTGCTGGCGCGGCTGGATGCGGTGGCGGGGCGGGCGCTGGCTAGGACTTCATGA
- a CDS encoding SDR family NAD(P)-dependent oxidoreductase, producing the protein MASLPPAFDAGNVAVVTGAAGGIGLAIATRLVDLGLKVALADLPGQALDAAANQLAVSGRVLAIPTDVADRAQVERLRDTVLDRLGPVAVLVNNAAIGANPGQPWDNAAGWETLLGVNLMGAIHGVQAFVPAMLAADAPGIVINTGSKQGITSPPGNPAYNLSKAGVRSYTESLAHALREATGDRISAHLLIPGFTHTGMTGSANKPDAAWTADQVAGFMLESVARGDFYILCPDNDVDRATDEKRMRWAMDDIVENRPALSRWHPDYADEFARFMKS; encoded by the coding sequence ATGGCTTCGCTTCCCCCGGCCTTCGACGCAGGCAATGTCGCGGTCGTTACCGGTGCGGCGGGCGGCATCGGCCTCGCCATCGCCACGCGGCTGGTCGATCTGGGGCTGAAGGTCGCGCTCGCCGATTTGCCCGGCCAAGCGCTCGACGCTGCGGCCAACCAATTGGCAGTAAGCGGCCGCGTGCTCGCCATTCCCACCGACGTCGCCGACCGCGCACAAGTCGAACGGCTGCGCGATACCGTGCTTGATCGGCTCGGCCCGGTGGCGGTGCTCGTCAATAACGCGGCCATCGGCGCAAATCCCGGTCAGCCGTGGGACAATGCCGCTGGCTGGGAGACGCTGCTGGGCGTCAATCTGATGGGCGCGATCCACGGCGTACAGGCGTTCGTTCCCGCGATGCTGGCGGCCGACGCACCCGGCATCGTCATCAACACCGGATCGAAACAGGGCATCACCAGCCCGCCCGGCAACCCGGCCTATAATCTGTCGAAGGCCGGTGTCCGCAGCTATACCGAGTCACTCGCCCACGCGCTGCGCGAAGCGACCGGCGACCGTATCTCCGCGCACCTGCTGATCCCCGGCTTCACCCATACCGGCATGACCGGCAGCGCGAACAAGCCCGACGCAGCCTGGACCGCCGATCAGGTCGCCGGGTTCATGCTGGAAAGCGTCGCGCGCGGCGATTTCTACATCCTGTGCCCCGACAACGACGTCGATCGCGCGACCGACGAGAAGCGGATGCGCTGGGCGATGGACGACATTGTCGAGAACCGCCCCGCGCTGTCGCGCTGGCACCCGGATTATGCTGACGAATTCGCGCGGTTCATGAAGTCCTAG
- a CDS encoding DUF1289 domain-containing protein: MTDGEDGEDDFLDFTPIPAVASPCVNICRMLRDDTCEGCRRTLAEIAEWSMATDDRRRAILARIDMAR, encoded by the coding sequence GTGACGGACGGCGAGGACGGGGAAGACGACTTCCTCGACTTCACCCCCATCCCCGCCGTCGCCAGCCCCTGCGTCAACATCTGTCGTATGCTGCGTGACGACACCTGCGAAGGGTGCCGCCGCACGCTCGCCGAAATCGCCGAATGGTCGATGGCGACCGACGATCGCCGTCGCGCGATCCTCGCGCGAATCGATATGGCCCGCTAG